Proteins from a genomic interval of Mustela lutreola isolate mMusLut2 chromosome 4, mMusLut2.pri, whole genome shotgun sequence:
- the LCOR gene encoding ligand-dependent corepressor isoform X3, which translates to MQRMIQQFAAEYTSKNSSTQDPSQPNSTKNQSLPKASPVTTSPTAATTQNPVLSKLLMADQDSPLDLTVRKSQSEPSEQDGVLDLSTKKSPCAGSTSLSHSPGCSSTQGNGENSAEAIAVDSNNQSKSPLEKFMVKLCTHHQKQFIRVLNDLYTESQPGTEDLRPDSGAMDASTCNAGCAQLGARQKEKDAACLDRKSPPSVDLFVDSSDPHSPPHLTEQALKEPPPEINSADGRENALTIIQKTSSEHPTTKPNSGSSTDSSTLGYLAASNSSSISFHHTSKSLEGQTTGQEQDTNVKICEDGEDHMQSSALVESLIAVKVAPENSEESNSCIVSQRNSFKALSEEAWDSGFTGNSPRTADKENALLCSSKTPLRQELESSEQDSRPKQENHLHSLGRNKVSYHLHPSDKGQFDHPKDGWLASSPMPAVHKASNGHSRTKMISTSIKTARKSKRASGLRINDYDNQCDVVYISQPITECHLENQRSILSSRKTARKSTRGYFFNGDCCELPTVRTLARNLHSQEKASCSTVEPEAVVTAKQTLILSVPGPAVDVQCPREDDHEEPSKEITSLKEGEREASSEKESQEPEVCPMTNKPNPSSSPRSEEMTASSLASPLPAHLPEEDTPEGSSMVSTPTASGVASPEQDQQPVQLLDIKEGTVIQDGHLVSSAESISEGGSGNVVSRPHSSPEIVSREEGPLGLESQSPPVGLEPPLSLGKAEDNQSISTEAKTEEDTQELDTCPPLKESSTFTNENPREIEDSEAAVGTGKSEGQSSDVKLCSEKDTSDQNIDSPEENVDKKKKSKKLPEASDRCLRSQLSDPPSADRCLRSQSSDSSSPCPEIKISKNPGMKRSKKEGCPGETASEGLLADGFHTKGLEDTENPGVDENPSEKDTEQEGEGGGIITRQTFKNMLAKEVKGEEGDIFPSNDPITTVGQPLPGERLEIYVQSKLGEKNAHDPSESIPCTFPEQSKEKPEPIPTQDLEEVVNEVGTENTQCKDGESDLPSSALGLSGSGSGDAAGPPKWVPRLTRLTSSTYNLRHAHSLDSSDTARVTSEKEAAQGNPMPKEDEASESGDPLDEEDVDPVVDDQPKFVEWCAEEENQELIANFNAQYMRVQKGWIQLEKEAQPTPRSRNKSDKLKEIWKSKKRSRKCRGSLEVQKFSPVQMLFMTNFKLSNVCKWFLETTETRSLVIVKKLNTRLPGDIPPVKHPLQKYSPSSLYPSSLQAERLKKHLKKFPGATPARNNWKTQKLWAKFRENPDQVESEDTSDVSLGPGSEDSVEEVKERRSSHPPTNSPTPASTRILRKYSNIRGKLRAQQCLIKSEKMESPFGQAVESKQSCKSVCINPLMSPKLALQVDADGFPIKPKSTDGMKGRKGKQMTEVLPKAEVQNKRKRTEGGSTQDRKDKGPVVKASKDKHPDGTTKTPAAKKPAARDRISQLPRKTSLKENKVKIPKKSPGKNCPPSRREKENTNKRPTQPPASEAGMKPAKQKGAGECSSRPQKAASRKQSSGKTRARPLTKTPESSAAQRKRKLKAKLDSSHSKRRRLDAK; encoded by the coding sequence TGAGAACTCAGCAGAGGCGATAGCAGTAGATTCTAACAATCAGTCGAAGTCCCCACTGGAGAAGTTTATGGTAAAACTGTGCACTCATCACCAGAAGCAGTTCATCCGCGTCCTGAACGATCTGTACACTGAATCCCAGCCGGGCACTGAGGACCTGCGGCCTGATTCTGGAGCGATGGATGCATCCACGTGCAACGCTGGCTGTGCCCAGCTAGGCGCcagacaaaaggaaaaggatGCTGCGTGTCTCGATAGGAAGTCTCCTCCTTCTGTAGATTTGTTCGTAGACTCATCAGACCCGCACAGCCCTCCACACTTAACAGAACAGGCCCTGAAGGAGCCTCCTCCTGAGATAAACTCTGCAGATGGAAGAGAGAATGCCTTGACTATTATCCAGAAAACTTCCTCTGAACATCCAACCACTAAACCTAATTCTGGTAGTTCAACGGATAGTTCCACTCTGGGATACCTCGCCGCATCTAATTCTTCCTCGATAAGCTTCCACCACACCTCTAAGAGCTTGGAGGGGCAAACCACTGGACAGGAGCAAGacacaaatgtgaaaatatgtGAGGATGGGGAAGACCATATGCAGAGCTCAGCTTTAGTAGAAAGTCTGATTGCAGTGAAAGTGGCACCTGAGAATAGTGAGGAGAGCAACAGCTGTATTGTTTCTCAAAGAAATTCATTCAAAGCTTTATCAGAAGAGGCTTGGGACTCAGGGTTTACTGGGAATTCACCTAGAACTGCTGACAAAGAGAATGCTTTACTCTGTAGCTCAAAAACACCTCTGCGCCAGGAGTTAGAGTCCAGTGAACAAGATTCAAGGCCAAAGCAAGAGAACCATCTTCACTCACTAGGAAGAAATAAGGTGAGTTATCATTTACATCCCAGTGATAAAGGTCAGTTTGATCATCCCAAAGATGGTTGGTTAGCTTCCAGCCCCATGCCAGCTGTCCACAAAGCATCTAATGGACATTCGCGAACCAAGATGATATCAACCTCCATTAAGACAGCTCGGAAGAGTAAGAGGGCATCAGGACTGAGGATAAACGATTATGATAACCAGTGTGATGTCGTTTATATCAGTCAGCCGATAACAGAGTGCCACTTGGAGAATCAAAGATCAATATTATCTTCTCGGAAAACAGCCAGGAAGAGTACTCGAGGATACTTCTTCAATGGTGATTGTTGTGAGCTGCCAACTGTTCGCACGCTGGCCAGAAATTTACACTCTCAAGAAAAAGCGAGCTGTTCAACAGTGGAGCCAGAGGCAGTGGTCACTGCCAAGCAGACCCTCATACTTTCCGTCCCTGGACCTGCTGTGGATGTGCAGTGTCCCAGAGAAGACGACCATGAAGAACCAAGTAAAGAAATAACCTCCctcaaggaaggagaaagagaagcttcCTCTGAAAAGGAATCTCAGGAGCCTGAGGTTTGCCCCATGACAAATAAACCAAATCCGAGCAGCTCTCCCAGGTCAGAGGAAATGACAGCCTCCAGCTTGGCATCGCCTCTCCCAGCTCATCTTCCCGAAGAGGACACGCCAGAAGGTAGCTCCATGGTCTCAACTCCCACAGCAAGTGGGGTGGCTTCCCCTGAACAAGATCAGCAACCAGTCCAACTGCTGGATATCAAGGAGGGGACTGTCATCCAAGACGGTCACCTGGTTTCCTCTGCTGAGAGTATTTCTGAGGGAGGCAGTGGCAATGTGGTTTCTAGGCCTCATTCTTCTCCTGAAATAGTCAGCAGAGAGGAGGGTCCTCTGGGCTTAGAAAGTCAAAGTCCGCCGGTGGGTTTGGAGCCTCCCCTGAGCCTGGGAAAAGCTGAAGACAACCAAAGCATCAGTACTGAGGCCAAGACTGAAGAAGACACTCAGGAGCTGGATACCTGCCCACCCTTGAAGGAAAGCAGCACTTTCACTAATGAAAACCCCAGAGAAATTGAGGACAGTGAGGCAGCAGTTGGTACAGGAAAATCAGAGGGACAGAGCAGTGATGTAAAACTTTGTTCAGAAAAAGATACGTCCGATCAAAACATTGATTCACCTGAAGAGAATgtggacaagaagaaaaaaagtaaaaaactccCTGAGGCCTCTGACAGGTGCCTAAGGAGTCAGCTTTCAGATCCTCCCTCTGCGGATAGGTGCCTGAGAAGTCAAAGTTCAGATTCTTCCTCTCCttgtcctgagatcaagatttcTAAAAATCCTGGTATGAAACGTTCTAAAAAAGAAGGGTGCCCTGGGGAGACAGCATCTGAGGGCCTTCTGGCTGACGGCTTCCATACAAAAGGTCTGGAGGACACTGAAAACCCAGGTGTTGATGAAAATCCCTCTGAGAAAGACACTGAGCAGGAGGGTGAAGGAGGTGGGATCATCACCaggcagacttttaaaaacatgctGGCAAAAGAAGTCAAGGGGGAAGAAGGAGATATTTTCCCCAGCAATGATCCCATAACCACAGTGGGCCAACCCCTGCCTGGAGAGAGACTGGAAATCTATGTTCAGTCTAAGTTAGGGGAGAAAAATGCTCATGACCCCTCCGAAAGTATTCCTTGTACTTTCCCAGAACAATCAAAAGAGAAGCCAGAACCAATTCCCACACAAGATCTGGAGGAGGTTGTGAATGAGGTCGGCACTGAAAACACCCAGTGTAAAGATGGTGAAAGTGACCTGCCGTCCAGTGCACTGGGCTTGTCAGGTAGTGGAAGTGGTGATGCTGCTGGGCCCCCAAAATGGGTACCGAGGCTTACAAGACTGACCTCTTCAACCTACAACCTAAGACATGCTCATTCTCTGGACTCCTCAGACACTGCAAGAGTGACTTCAGAAAAGGAAGCAGCACAAGGAAACCCAATGCCAAAGGAAGATGAAGCTTCGGAGAGTGGAGATCCCTTAGATGAGGAGGATGTGGACCCCGTGGTGGACGACCAGCCAAAGTTTGTGGAATGGTGTGCAGAGGAGGAGAACCAAGAGCTTATTGCCAACTTCAATGCCCAGTACATGAGAGTTCAGAAGGGCTGGATCCAGTTGGAGAAAGAAGCCCAGCCAACACCAAGATCAAGGAACAAGTCAGATAAACTGAAGGAGATTTGGAAAAGCAAGAAAAGGTCACGGAAATGTAGGGGTTCATTGGAGGTTCAAAAGTTTTCTCCTGTTCAGATGCTGTTTATGACAAACTTTAAATTATCTAATGTTTGCAAATGGTTCTTAGAGACTACTGAAACCCGGTCTCTGGTGATCGTGAAGAAGCTCAACACTCGTCTTCCAGGAGACATCCCCCCTGTCAAGCATCCTCTTCAGAAGTACTCTCCTTCCAGCCTGTACCCCAGTTCACTACAGGCTGAGCGCTTAAAAAAGCACTTGAAGAAATTTCCTGGAGCTACTCCTGCTAGGAACAATTGGAAAACACAGAAGCTCTGGGCCAAATTTCGAGAAAATCCTGACCAGGTGGAGTCAGAGGACACCAGTGATGTCAGCCTCGGCCCCGGTTCTGAAGACAGCGTAGAGGAAGTCAAGGAAAGACGAAGTAGCCATCCTCCCACAAACTCACCTACCCCAGCCAGTACCCGGATCCTCAGAAAATACTCCAATATTCGAGGAAAGCTGAGAGCCCAGCAATGTTTGATCAAGAGTGAGAAAATGGAAAGCCCGTTTGGGCAGGCTGTGGAAAGTAAACAGAGTTGTAAGAGTGTATGCATCAACCCTCTGATGTCCCCCAAGCTTGCTCTGCAGGTGGACGCGGATGGGTTTCCTATTAAGCCCAAGAGCACCGACGgaatgaagggaaggaaagggaagcagatGACTGAAGTCTTGCCGAAAGCAGAAGTGCAGAATAAACGCAAGAGGACAGAAGGCGGCAGCACTCAGGACAGGAAGGACAAGGGACCGGTGGTGAAAGCCAGCAAAGACAAGCATCCTGATGGAACCACCAAAACGCCTGCTGCCAAGAAGCCAGCTGCAAGGGACAGAATCAGCCAACTGCCCAGAAAGACATCCTTAAAAGAGAATAAAGTGAAGATCCCTAAAAAGTCTCCTGGGAAGAACTGCCCTCCCTctagaagggaaaaagagaatacaAACAAAAGACCCACACAGCCCCCTGCCTCGGAGGCAGGGATGAAACCTGCAAAGCAAAAGGGGGCAGGTGAGTGCTCTTCCAGGCCGCAGAAAGCTGCCAGCAGGAAGCAGAGCAGCGGGAAGACTCGGGCCAGACCCTTGACAAAAACCCCGGAGAGCAGTGCAGCCCAGAGAAAGCGAAAACTAAAGGCAAAGCTGGACTCTTCTCACAGCAAACGGAGACGGCTGGATGCAAAGTGA
- the LCOR gene encoding ligand-dependent corepressor isoform X4 has protein sequence MVKLCTHHQKQFIRVLNDLYTESQPGTEDLRPDSGAMDASTCNAGCAQLGARQKEKDAACLDRKSPPSVDLFVDSSDPHSPPHLTEQALKEPPPEINSADGRENALTIIQKTSSEHPTTKPNSGSSTDSSTLGYLAASNSSSISFHHTSKSLEGQTTGQEQDTNVKICEDGEDHMQSSALVESLIAVKVAPENSEESNSCIVSQRNSFKALSEEAWDSGFTGNSPRTADKENALLCSSKTPLRQELESSEQDSRPKQENHLHSLGRNKVSYHLHPSDKGQFDHPKDGWLASSPMPAVHKASNGHSRTKMISTSIKTARKSKRASGLRINDYDNQCDVVYISQPITECHLENQRSILSSRKTARKSTRGYFFNGDCCELPTVRTLARNLHSQEKASCSTVEPEAVVTAKQTLILSVPGPAVDVQCPREDDHEEPSKEITSLKEGEREASSEKESQEPEVCPMTNKPNPSSSPRSEEMTASSLASPLPAHLPEEDTPEGSSMVSTPTASGVASPEQDQQPVQLLDIKEGTVIQDGHLVSSAESISEGGSGNVVSRPHSSPEIVSREEGPLGLESQSPPVGLEPPLSLGKAEDNQSISTEAKTEEDTQELDTCPPLKESSTFTNENPREIEDSEAAVGTGKSEGQSSDVKLCSEKDTSDQNIDSPEENVDKKKKSKKLPEASDRCLRSQLSDPPSADRCLRSQSSDSSSPCPEIKISKNPGMKRSKKEGCPGETASEGLLADGFHTKGLEDTENPGVDENPSEKDTEQEGEGGGIITRQTFKNMLAKEVKGEEGDIFPSNDPITTVGQPLPGERLEIYVQSKLGEKNAHDPSESIPCTFPEQSKEKPEPIPTQDLEEVVNEVGTENTQCKDGESDLPSSALGLSGSGSGDAAGPPKWVPRLTRLTSSTYNLRHAHSLDSSDTARVTSEKEAAQGNPMPKEDEASESGDPLDEEDVDPVVDDQPKFVEWCAEEENQELIANFNAQYMRVQKGWIQLEKEAQPTPRSRNKSDKLKEIWKSKKRSRKCRGSLEVQKFSPVQMLFMTNFKLSNVCKWFLETTETRSLVIVKKLNTRLPGDIPPVKHPLQKYSPSSLYPSSLQAERLKKHLKKFPGATPARNNWKTQKLWAKFRENPDQVESEDTSDVSLGPGSEDSVEEVKERRSSHPPTNSPTPASTRILRKYSNIRGKLRAQQCLIKSEKMESPFGQAVESKQSCKSVCINPLMSPKLALQVDADGFPIKPKSTDGMKGRKGKQMTEVLPKAEVQNKRKRTEGGSTQDRKDKGPVVKASKDKHPDGTTKTPAAKKPAARDRISQLPRKTSLKENKVKIPKKSPGKNCPPSRREKENTNKRPTQPPASEAGMKPAKQKGAGECSSRPQKAASRKQSSGKTRARPLTKTPESSAAQRKRKLKAKLDSSHSKRRRLDAK, from the coding sequence ATGGTAAAACTGTGCACTCATCACCAGAAGCAGTTCATCCGCGTCCTGAACGATCTGTACACTGAATCCCAGCCGGGCACTGAGGACCTGCGGCCTGATTCTGGAGCGATGGATGCATCCACGTGCAACGCTGGCTGTGCCCAGCTAGGCGCcagacaaaaggaaaaggatGCTGCGTGTCTCGATAGGAAGTCTCCTCCTTCTGTAGATTTGTTCGTAGACTCATCAGACCCGCACAGCCCTCCACACTTAACAGAACAGGCCCTGAAGGAGCCTCCTCCTGAGATAAACTCTGCAGATGGAAGAGAGAATGCCTTGACTATTATCCAGAAAACTTCCTCTGAACATCCAACCACTAAACCTAATTCTGGTAGTTCAACGGATAGTTCCACTCTGGGATACCTCGCCGCATCTAATTCTTCCTCGATAAGCTTCCACCACACCTCTAAGAGCTTGGAGGGGCAAACCACTGGACAGGAGCAAGacacaaatgtgaaaatatgtGAGGATGGGGAAGACCATATGCAGAGCTCAGCTTTAGTAGAAAGTCTGATTGCAGTGAAAGTGGCACCTGAGAATAGTGAGGAGAGCAACAGCTGTATTGTTTCTCAAAGAAATTCATTCAAAGCTTTATCAGAAGAGGCTTGGGACTCAGGGTTTACTGGGAATTCACCTAGAACTGCTGACAAAGAGAATGCTTTACTCTGTAGCTCAAAAACACCTCTGCGCCAGGAGTTAGAGTCCAGTGAACAAGATTCAAGGCCAAAGCAAGAGAACCATCTTCACTCACTAGGAAGAAATAAGGTGAGTTATCATTTACATCCCAGTGATAAAGGTCAGTTTGATCATCCCAAAGATGGTTGGTTAGCTTCCAGCCCCATGCCAGCTGTCCACAAAGCATCTAATGGACATTCGCGAACCAAGATGATATCAACCTCCATTAAGACAGCTCGGAAGAGTAAGAGGGCATCAGGACTGAGGATAAACGATTATGATAACCAGTGTGATGTCGTTTATATCAGTCAGCCGATAACAGAGTGCCACTTGGAGAATCAAAGATCAATATTATCTTCTCGGAAAACAGCCAGGAAGAGTACTCGAGGATACTTCTTCAATGGTGATTGTTGTGAGCTGCCAACTGTTCGCACGCTGGCCAGAAATTTACACTCTCAAGAAAAAGCGAGCTGTTCAACAGTGGAGCCAGAGGCAGTGGTCACTGCCAAGCAGACCCTCATACTTTCCGTCCCTGGACCTGCTGTGGATGTGCAGTGTCCCAGAGAAGACGACCATGAAGAACCAAGTAAAGAAATAACCTCCctcaaggaaggagaaagagaagcttcCTCTGAAAAGGAATCTCAGGAGCCTGAGGTTTGCCCCATGACAAATAAACCAAATCCGAGCAGCTCTCCCAGGTCAGAGGAAATGACAGCCTCCAGCTTGGCATCGCCTCTCCCAGCTCATCTTCCCGAAGAGGACACGCCAGAAGGTAGCTCCATGGTCTCAACTCCCACAGCAAGTGGGGTGGCTTCCCCTGAACAAGATCAGCAACCAGTCCAACTGCTGGATATCAAGGAGGGGACTGTCATCCAAGACGGTCACCTGGTTTCCTCTGCTGAGAGTATTTCTGAGGGAGGCAGTGGCAATGTGGTTTCTAGGCCTCATTCTTCTCCTGAAATAGTCAGCAGAGAGGAGGGTCCTCTGGGCTTAGAAAGTCAAAGTCCGCCGGTGGGTTTGGAGCCTCCCCTGAGCCTGGGAAAAGCTGAAGACAACCAAAGCATCAGTACTGAGGCCAAGACTGAAGAAGACACTCAGGAGCTGGATACCTGCCCACCCTTGAAGGAAAGCAGCACTTTCACTAATGAAAACCCCAGAGAAATTGAGGACAGTGAGGCAGCAGTTGGTACAGGAAAATCAGAGGGACAGAGCAGTGATGTAAAACTTTGTTCAGAAAAAGATACGTCCGATCAAAACATTGATTCACCTGAAGAGAATgtggacaagaagaaaaaaagtaaaaaactccCTGAGGCCTCTGACAGGTGCCTAAGGAGTCAGCTTTCAGATCCTCCCTCTGCGGATAGGTGCCTGAGAAGTCAAAGTTCAGATTCTTCCTCTCCttgtcctgagatcaagatttcTAAAAATCCTGGTATGAAACGTTCTAAAAAAGAAGGGTGCCCTGGGGAGACAGCATCTGAGGGCCTTCTGGCTGACGGCTTCCATACAAAAGGTCTGGAGGACACTGAAAACCCAGGTGTTGATGAAAATCCCTCTGAGAAAGACACTGAGCAGGAGGGTGAAGGAGGTGGGATCATCACCaggcagacttttaaaaacatgctGGCAAAAGAAGTCAAGGGGGAAGAAGGAGATATTTTCCCCAGCAATGATCCCATAACCACAGTGGGCCAACCCCTGCCTGGAGAGAGACTGGAAATCTATGTTCAGTCTAAGTTAGGGGAGAAAAATGCTCATGACCCCTCCGAAAGTATTCCTTGTACTTTCCCAGAACAATCAAAAGAGAAGCCAGAACCAATTCCCACACAAGATCTGGAGGAGGTTGTGAATGAGGTCGGCACTGAAAACACCCAGTGTAAAGATGGTGAAAGTGACCTGCCGTCCAGTGCACTGGGCTTGTCAGGTAGTGGAAGTGGTGATGCTGCTGGGCCCCCAAAATGGGTACCGAGGCTTACAAGACTGACCTCTTCAACCTACAACCTAAGACATGCTCATTCTCTGGACTCCTCAGACACTGCAAGAGTGACTTCAGAAAAGGAAGCAGCACAAGGAAACCCAATGCCAAAGGAAGATGAAGCTTCGGAGAGTGGAGATCCCTTAGATGAGGAGGATGTGGACCCCGTGGTGGACGACCAGCCAAAGTTTGTGGAATGGTGTGCAGAGGAGGAGAACCAAGAGCTTATTGCCAACTTCAATGCCCAGTACATGAGAGTTCAGAAGGGCTGGATCCAGTTGGAGAAAGAAGCCCAGCCAACACCAAGATCAAGGAACAAGTCAGATAAACTGAAGGAGATTTGGAAAAGCAAGAAAAGGTCACGGAAATGTAGGGGTTCATTGGAGGTTCAAAAGTTTTCTCCTGTTCAGATGCTGTTTATGACAAACTTTAAATTATCTAATGTTTGCAAATGGTTCTTAGAGACTACTGAAACCCGGTCTCTGGTGATCGTGAAGAAGCTCAACACTCGTCTTCCAGGAGACATCCCCCCTGTCAAGCATCCTCTTCAGAAGTACTCTCCTTCCAGCCTGTACCCCAGTTCACTACAGGCTGAGCGCTTAAAAAAGCACTTGAAGAAATTTCCTGGAGCTACTCCTGCTAGGAACAATTGGAAAACACAGAAGCTCTGGGCCAAATTTCGAGAAAATCCTGACCAGGTGGAGTCAGAGGACACCAGTGATGTCAGCCTCGGCCCCGGTTCTGAAGACAGCGTAGAGGAAGTCAAGGAAAGACGAAGTAGCCATCCTCCCACAAACTCACCTACCCCAGCCAGTACCCGGATCCTCAGAAAATACTCCAATATTCGAGGAAAGCTGAGAGCCCAGCAATGTTTGATCAAGAGTGAGAAAATGGAAAGCCCGTTTGGGCAGGCTGTGGAAAGTAAACAGAGTTGTAAGAGTGTATGCATCAACCCTCTGATGTCCCCCAAGCTTGCTCTGCAGGTGGACGCGGATGGGTTTCCTATTAAGCCCAAGAGCACCGACGgaatgaagggaaggaaagggaagcagatGACTGAAGTCTTGCCGAAAGCAGAAGTGCAGAATAAACGCAAGAGGACAGAAGGCGGCAGCACTCAGGACAGGAAGGACAAGGGACCGGTGGTGAAAGCCAGCAAAGACAAGCATCCTGATGGAACCACCAAAACGCCTGCTGCCAAGAAGCCAGCTGCAAGGGACAGAATCAGCCAACTGCCCAGAAAGACATCCTTAAAAGAGAATAAAGTGAAGATCCCTAAAAAGTCTCCTGGGAAGAACTGCCCTCCCTctagaagggaaaaagagaatacaAACAAAAGACCCACACAGCCCCCTGCCTCGGAGGCAGGGATGAAACCTGCAAAGCAAAAGGGGGCAGGTGAGTGCTCTTCCAGGCCGCAGAAAGCTGCCAGCAGGAAGCAGAGCAGCGGGAAGACTCGGGCCAGACCCTTGACAAAAACCCCGGAGAGCAGTGCAGCCCAGAGAAAGCGAAAACTAAAGGCAAAGCTGGACTCTTCTCACAGCAAACGGAGACGGCTGGATGCAAAGTGA